In Cherax quadricarinatus isolate ZL_2023a chromosome 28, ASM3850222v1, whole genome shotgun sequence, a single window of DNA contains:
- the LOC128693222 gene encoding uncharacterized protein — protein MDAVNLVVEGSPMVATLLLAVLMPLTPAFTDYSGSLAPTHLSKLHNCLRKAAQVTMCNIVREIYSDERMFSASGTMSLTEYCKRMGIIPAFAEAHQHLLFCNLMMAEFDFSFGYDVLTKVCAKVYETLGEECRGKINDLRKMVNEEVFDEDAAAVVETFRRTQAAIYRGLGQVIQRDFSQNIATVEEILKSCLDSEIRCEEGQVICESDVTTSGRKSQLIMKGRSELSERYEKLRDLNPRTWAKRDGANDIQYFHIERTFTQLKIRESKKVTEVKDLLKLRNVSGEVPSTLLLCGLAGSGKTSLCRYLVFDWQRGGTEVDTLNLFHLVFLIEVRRVRSSRLREFLLDEVMPNTSAGVEMDHIIPALKELQVLFIIDGYDETDKISSELLEDIFAKFGDKRIIITTRPELHRDAVCLATRHEVDYLSLETRGFDTERRNEFTRKVFSTMEQDVMENQKQTKEFLLYIHERRTTLGSYLNLPLTSALLMLSWRHNPEVVNQSTTATRLYQEFYHLLQNKLAERLSKDYIGVNELPDVLDSLLLCLGEQAWTMLNESTVLISDDFKRKIEEECERKRIKLIELLSGFHMCHLHEDPDEWKLKISFLHDAQASYLAATFLAECLRKGKMKMQDIGNQVGASPGLEQVLLFLMGHLAFQNALTSSTVNDIFSIMKKLDIDPTNYDFWWNIFVESHRHPQVGTLLARDKLSHKHWQLNDTNAVSALRLLSFTPVKLASLTLDISALTEPYDIPSFIQALQEVGQNLKKRQKKPVKVELHLRRHNTCDIKTSNIFLKAVCSWGDLTSFTGFLGEQPDGEELLAGCCNLKTIRVRISTVEAFTSLSNSLKKIHKSVKSLHVTLALPGECPVEALSELRHNGNLEISVVATKDGQKEWMESIVKTIGGRGGCWRLSLPDCDMTYDGLEWLVTHLKGHVHDKISIETVG, from the coding sequence ATGGACGCTGTTAACTTGGTTGTGGAGGGTTCACCAATGGTTGCTACACTACTTCTGGCAGTACTGATGCCCCTGACTCCAGCTTTCACTGATTACTCTGGCTCTCTCGCTCCCACACACCTCAGCAAACTGCACAATTGCTTACGGAAGGCAGCTCAGGTAACCATGTGCAACATTGTGAGAGAAATTTATTCCGATGAACGTATGTTCTCTGCAAGTGGAACGATGTCTCTTACAGAGTACTGTAAACGAATGGGTATCATTCCGGCGTTTGCGGAGGCTCACCAGCATCTCTTGTTCTGTAACCTGATGATGGCAGAGTTCGATTTTTCCTTTGGTTATGATGTTCTGACGAAAGTGTGTGCTAAGGTGTATGAGACACTGGGCGAGGAATGTCGAGGAAAAATTAACGATCTTCGTAAGATGGTGAATGAGGAGGTGTTTGATGAGGACGCTGCTGCAGTGGTTGAGACATTCAGAAGGACCCAGGCAGCCATATACAGAGGCCTCGGTCAAGTTATACAAAGGGATTTTAGTCAAAATATAGCTACAGTGGAAGAGATTTTGAAAAGTTGTTTAGATTCAGAAATTCGATGCGAAGAAGGACAAGTAATATGCGAAAGTGATGTTACAACATCAGGTAGAAAGTCACAGCTGATCATGAAGGGACGCAGTGAGCTATCAGAACGCTATGAGAAGCTGAGAGACCTCAATCCTCGCACTTGGGCGAAAAGAGACGGCGCTAATGATATCCAATATTTCCACATTGAGAGAACCTTCACTCAACTGAAAATTCGAGAAAGCAAGAAAGTAACTGAAGTGAAGGATCTCTTAAAGTTGAGAAACGTGTCTGGGGAGGTTCCTTCAACGCTGTTGCTCTGTGGGTTGGCTGGCTCAGGCAAGACTTCGCTGTGTCGTTACCTCGTCTTCGACTGGCAAAGAGGAGGCACTGAAGTGGACACTCTTAACCTCTTCCATCTCGTTTTCCTCATCGAAGTTCGGAGAGTTCGTTCGAGTCGCCTCAGAGAGTTTCTGCTAGATGAAGTAATGCCAAACACCAGCGCTGGGGTGGAGATGGATCACATCATTCCTGCTTTGAAAGAATTACAAGTTCTCTTTATCATCGATGGCTACGATGAGACAGACAAAATATCATCTGAGCTTCTGGAAGATATATTCGCCAAATTTGGAGATAAACGCATCATCATAACCACACGTCCTGAGCTTCACAGAGATGCTGTCTGTCTGGCCACAAGGCATGAGGTCGATTACCTCTCTCTTGAAACACGGGGATTTGATACCGAAAGACGTAACGAATTTACGAGGAAAGTCTTCAGTACCATGGAGCAAGACGTGATGGAGAACCAAAAACAGACCAAAGAGTTCTTGCTGTATATCCACGAGCGAAGGACTACGTTGGGCAGCTACCTAAATCTTCCTCTCACTAGTGCTCTCCTTATGCTAAGTTGGAGACACAATCCTGAGGTGGTGAACCAGTCGACCACAGCTACTCGCCTCTACCAGGAGTTCTACCACCTTCTCCAAAACAAGCTCGCCGAGCGTTTGAGTAAAGATTACATAGGCGTCAATGAGCTGCCGGATGTGCTGGACAGTTTACTGCTCTGTCTGGGTGAGCAAGCCTGGACAATGCTTAATGAAAGCACTGTTTTAATTTCAGATGACTTTAAAAGAAAGATTGAGGAAGAATGTGAGAGAAAGAGAATCAAATTAATCGAGTTATTATCAGGGTTTCACATGTGTCACCTTCATGAAGACCCTGATGAGTGGAAGTTGAAAATATCCTTCCTCCACGACGCTCAGGCCAGCTACCTGGCAGCGACCTTCCTCGCCGAATGTCTACGAAAAGGCAAGATGAAGATGCAAGACATCGGAAACCAAGTGGGAGCCTCTCCGGGGCTTGAACAAGTCCTCCTTTTCCTGATGGGTCACCTAGCTTTCCAAAATGCTCTGACTAGTTCGACAGTGAATGACATTTTTAGCATCATGAAGAAATTAGACATTGATCCCACAAACTACGATTTTTGGTGGAATATATTTGTGGAGAGTCACAGGCACCCTCAGGTCGGTACACTTCTCGCCCGAGACAAACTTTCGCACAAACACTGGCAGCTGAACGACACGAATGCTGTCTCAGCTCTTAGACTTCTCAGCTTCACCCCAGTTAAGTTGGCGAGTTTAACCCTCGATATCTCCGCACTAACGGAGCCCTATGATATACCTAGCTTCATCCAGGCGCTGCAGGAAGTAGGCCAGAACTTAAAAAAACGACAGAAGAAACCTGTGAAGGTGGAACTGCATCTCCGGCGCCATAATACTTGCGACATCAAAACCTCCAATATTTTCCTGAAGGCGGTATGTTCGTGGGGCGACCTAACCAGCTTCACAGGTTTCCTGGGAGAACAGCCTGATGGGGAGGAACTGCTGGCGGGATGCTGCAACCTTAAGACAATACGGGTCAGAATATCTACCGTCGAAGCCTTTACGTCTCTCAGTAATAGTCTCAAGAAAATTCACAAGAGTGTCAAGAGCCTGCATGTAACACTGGCTCTCCCCGGCGAGTGCCCAGTCGAGGCACTTTCAGAGCTAAGGCACAACGGCAATCTCGAAATCAGTGTTGTAGCCACGAAGGATGGACAGAAGGAGTGGATGGAGTCTATCGTCAAGACAATAGGCGGAAG